From the genome of Alicyclobacillus sp. SO9:
TCTCTGGGTCAATCTTAAGATCGGAGTTTTGAGGAAGTAGCTTTTGACTCTGACAAGCCACTAGTGGCAAATTGGGTTTAGGCAGGACCTATAGACCTTTACACTCTCAGCTTCTGAAGGAATCAGTGACGGATTGGTTGAATTTACTATTACAATACGTCATTCGAATAGGTGGCGAGAGCGTTGCGTGAAGTCAAGGCGTTAAGTGAATTCCGCGGGTATCGATCCGGGAGTAAAGGGTATTTTGTCATTACAGATACGGCGAATGGAACTAAGGTACATGAAGTAGGGTGCACGTACGTTAGCGAAGATAACTTTTGAACAAAGGTTATCGAAAACGTTGGGGGAAATGGGCGATACTATTGTATCAAACGGCAAAATGATGCTCCTGCCAATGTCCGGCCCTGCAAGGTTTGCTTGGGTTGAGAGAAGGAAATGAGAACGAGATAGCTTGGCGCCGGATTCCGGTAGCATAGCGTTGTATGAACATGCAGTCCGGGTTCAATACGATGCCTATGCGAATGAATTACAGGACCCTAAGCTGTTCCGGTTTAGCAGGTTGGATTGCTATGAAGAGATGGGGAGTAAATATCGATTATTGCTTCGTTACGGATGCTGCGAAAGTACACCAACGGGGCATGCAAGACGATGGTTGCTTTGATATCTCTTTAAGTAGCGACCTTCTGTGGAAGGAGGTAGAGTTGTGCAATCCCAATCTGCTCATCCTGCTTGGCGCTCATCGACCCGGGGCGGGTTTATAGGGACGTTGGGGGTAGTACTTTTGTGCGCCATGGGATGACGTTCGCTGTTTCTCCATTTCCGATTGGGCAGGGACGCACACAAAGAGGATTCAAGGAAAAGGTACAAAGGACGACGGAAACGATTCAGCACCTCATGAGAGCGTCACAATAGATGCTCCGAAAGGAGTGGGACTATTATGGTAGCCGTACCCGGCGTCAACAGTCGTCGTAGATTCCTTTCGGTCATGGAAATCCTGCAGGAAAAGACCGATGAGGACCATGGCATCTCTCTGTCCGAGTTAACCCGAGAACTTAAGGTTAAGTTTGGAACCTCCTTTGAGGTAACAGATCCTGTGCTCCGTGAAGACATTAAGAGCTTGCAGGACCACGGCTTTTGGATTGGCGAGGAGAAGGCCATCGGATATCCCACTCGGTATAAGTGGATGGACAGACGGTTTGGCCTGCATGAAGTACGCCTTTTAATTGACGCTGTTGCCTCTGCACACTGCCTAACAGTTCAGGATTCCGAGCAGTTAATTACAAAGTTAAAGTTACTTGTAAGTCAGCATCAAGCCAAGCGACTCAGCAACCGTTTGTTTGTGGAAGAACACGTGAAAACGAACATGGGGTTTGTGAAGCATTATATTAGAGACATTCACGAAGCAATTCTGAATCGGAAAAGGATCACGTTCCAATACCGTAAATTCGATATTAATAAGAGACTCGTGTTCCATAGAGATGGCTTTCATTACGTGGTTTCTCCGTATGCCTTGGTATGGAACCAGGACAACTACTATCTCATTGCGAAGCAAGACGGATTCGACGGTGTAAAGACATTTAGAGTTGACCGGTTGTACGCGGTGACTGAATTGAATGAATCATTTGTAGAGCCTAATTTTAATGTAGCCCAACACGTCAAGAAGACGTTTCACATGTATCCAGGACCGGTAAATCAAATCCGCGTTCAGTTCGACAATTCTCTGTTAAACGTAGTGATGGATAGGTTTGGAGAAAAAGCAGCACTTCGTGTAGCCGATGACAAGTCCTTCATCGTGGTCTTCCCAGCGGCGGTGAGTGAGGGCCTCTTTCGTTGGCTACTTACATGGGGAGCGGATGCCAAGGTTCTGTCTCCGCCGGAACTAGCAGAGAGGTTGAGGTGTGAGGCACAGAAAATGGTACAGTCTTACACTCTACCGGGCCAATAGTGTGGGCAGTATACTTTATCTTTTCGCGAGACTTTACCCTGTATACAAAACACAATAGTGCACAACGGGGGTGGTGGATTTTCTTCCACCCCTTTTTGATACCCTAAAGTTGTTAGCGGCAAGAGGGTGAGCCGCCGATGGTGAGCAATGGGTCGGCAACTCCGGCCACAGACAAACTTCTGGTGGCTGTACGGACCGGGACGCGGAACAACAGATTCCAGCGAAATTCCTTACGCCTGCGACAGTAGACTCTGTCTTAAAAGGAGGGATTCACGGTGACAAATTGGCTGGGTGATTATCTACTGGGAATGTTGGTGACGAATCGTGTAGGAATTGGGTCAATGCTCGCCGAGGTTGGAAGAATGGCTGCACGCGAAGACTTGAAGGACTACATTTGGGACTGTGTTAAGCGGGGCGAATCCTTTATGTATGACCTGAGGGAAGGGGATGAGGAAGAAGAATGGGTATTCGTGCGACTCCCCGGAGACGATGCGGACCTGCAACCTGATGACATCACATTTGAGGATTTCGTTGCAATTGAGCCTTCCTTTCGGCCTTTGGGGATTTGGTACAAATCGCACTATCCCGACGGCCCACCAAATGATGAAGATGACGAATTCTATCTCGATGTTGACGACGATGACGGCGAGTTGGACTAAGGCCGGGCACTCCCTGCATCGCTCTAATTTACACACCTTATTGGAGGTTAGGAGTATGAACGATCCAACGGTTTACAGTGTCTTTCGGAAGGACGGGATTCACACGTATCGTCCTTCGGCTTATTTGCAATTTGGAACAGCTACAACGTCACTCGGTGCGGTGACGCTACTAAATCCCGGTGCGGCAGGCAGCGATGATCCAGATGTGCAGGAGGCGCTTAAAAGTACTGGAAACTATTCAGGCATCGTGAAACCGGACCCGACCATGAGACAGCTCATCAAGTTTGTCAACCGCATATGCACAAGCCCGGACGGACCAAACGGTCAGTTGCATATCTACAACCTGTTTTCGCTTCAAGGTGCAAAGGCTGAAACGGCGATTGATA
Proteins encoded in this window:
- a CDS encoding YafY family protein, coding for MVAVPGVNSRRRFLSVMEILQEKTDEDHGISLSELTRELKVKFGTSFEVTDPVLREDIKSLQDHGFWIGEEKAIGYPTRYKWMDRRFGLHEVRLLIDAVASAHCLTVQDSEQLITKLKLLVSQHQAKRLSNRLFVEEHVKTNMGFVKHYIRDIHEAILNRKRITFQYRKFDINKRLVFHRDGFHYVVSPYALVWNQDNYYLIAKQDGFDGVKTFRVDRLYAVTELNESFVEPNFNVAQHVKKTFHMYPGPVNQIRVQFDNSLLNVVMDRFGEKAALRVADDKSFIVVFPAAVSEGLFRWLLTWGADAKVLSPPELAERLRCEAQKMVQSYTLPGQ